Within the Halorhabdus rudnickae genome, the region ACTGCTCCACCAGGAATCGCCATATACCAAAATATCGCTGGTGCCGTCGTCGCAAGGACCGTAGCGACGATCGATTCGATTTTGTCGTCAAATAGCTCTTGGGCAATTTTGTAAATGAGAAGACCCAAAACACCATTCCAGACAAAGGATAAGAAGATAGTCGCTGACAGGTACTCCATCCCTGTAATATCGTGGACGAGGGCGATAAAATAGAATCCTAAGGGAGGATATGCGAATGGAATACCGCCTTCAGTGAAATGGGGTATAGTTTCTGGCAACAAATACCCATTATTTGATATTTCTCGCGCCATTGCGAGATACAGTCCAGGTATTTTCGGATTGGAGAACAAGTTGTATGCTGCGACAATAGTTATCGGAGAGACAATAGCTATGAGATATGGGTAGTACTCCTTATATGGGAGATTCTCCGAAAACTGATCCATAATCCGCTCATGCTATCAGTTGGACTTATATTTGTTGGTATGCCAAGTACACCTCAAACGAGAATTATAAATTTCCTGTTTACCGAAAGCCATGATTATAACAATATTTTCATTCCAGTAAATTCCGAATTATCGGTATGATATAATATTCGAATCTGTTTCCCCCATTCACAGATGTCGAGACACGGTCATAGAGGACGACGAGGTGAAAGTTCTGAAAGCACGCGGGCGAATACAACCTCGATACGGACTATATCTGCTCGAATCCACATATTGCCTACTTCAAACAACCAACCCTTACATCGGCGAGTCGGCACTGGACGATCTTGGCGTTCTGTCCGACGTCGAGAACGCCCGCTGCGTCGCCGAGGACGAGACGCGATACTCGACCTCGACGAGGAGTTCGGACAAACGTGATCAGATGATTCGGGAGAATACTTTGTAACCAAGCCGATCGTCAATCTGGTTGACGGCTCTTCTATCCTCGGCTGTGAAGGAATCAAACACTACTAGAAGTATGAAGTACAGGGCTAAAACCGCCACCGGAGCGATAAGGGCTGTCTCGATGCGTCGTCCGACTATTTGGACGATGAAATATCCACTTATCAACGTAAGGAGCCCAGATAGCCAAAGTTTCACGAGCGATCGGTCCACAGGAACAAACCCCTCGAAGACACGGATCTCGGTAGCGGTCAGCACAGCAAGGAATGTGAGTGAGGTGGCAGTTGCCGTGGCAGCCCCCACAATACCGAACGTTGGGACCAGAGCGAAGTCGAGTATGGAATTCAGGCTGACGAGGACGACCGTGTTGAGGAATGTTATCCGAGTGCGACCGATACTTTCGATGAATCGTCCCGACGGACCCACAGATATATTTAGGAATTGGCCGACGACGAGCAAAACTAGTGCTGGTGCGGCGACAGCGTACTTCGCAGAGAAGAACAGTGACAAGTACTGCCCAGGCAACACTAGCAACGTCACGACCGCGGGGAACGTAAGCATCGTCACCCACCGAACGATTAGCTGATAACGCTCACGGCGAGCGTTCCCGTCGTGCTGTTTTTCCGCGATCATCGGCTTGAAAATCGGTTTGATCGCCGTGTGAACGATCAAGATATTCGTCGCGAGCAAGTATGCGACGCGATATGACGCCACGTCGGCGGCAGGATGAAAGTAGCCAATGACGAAGTAGTCGATCTGTGCGACGGTCGCATAGATGACACCTGCGAACGCCAGCGGCAGCGAATACGACACGAGTGAAGAGATCGAGTCCCTGTTGTATGTTGGCCACGAAATCCAGTTGACCTTCCGGTAGAGCAACCACAACCCGAGAAGAACCGACCCCAACACGCCTAACAGATGTGCGAGCATGAGGCCGTGGAGCGAGAAGCCGAGAGAGAGGAACACCACGACACTACCCAGCATCAAGATGGGTTGGGTGAGGTTCTTCGTGAGCACCCGGTAATGCATCTTTTTGATGCTGTTGAAGGTAGCAAACAGAATCCGATTGAGCGCGACGAGGAGAACAAGCAGTGCTACATACGGCATGATCGCTGACAGTGCTGACTCACCGAAGAGGGCTGAAATCCGATCAGAGAACAACAACACGACCCCGAGAACGACCACAGTCGATGGCACTGTGATGCCGATCACGTTCCAGAAAACCTGATTTGCCCCGTCGTGATCGTTGTCCGCGAGATGTTGGGGGATAAAATAATCTACGGCACGGTTGAGGTTGATATTCGAGAACGACTGTGAGAACATCACAATCGAGATGGCAAGTGTATAAACGCCAAAGGTAGATTGGGTCGTAAGCCGCGTCGCGGCGAGAAAGAACCCGAATTTGATTGCCTTGCCGAATACGTTTCCGAAAAGCGTCGTTCCCCCCTGCAAGAAAAACGTTGAACTGCCGGCGGGGTCCTCATCCTCAGGAACAGTTTCACCAGAGGCGTCACCGCTGGCGTCGGTAGCGACAGTTTCATCCACGTCGTCGGCCATACAATCTATCGGACGATTTTCGAACAAACAAAGGTTTGTATCTCCTATCGAGAGTGTTGATCAATGGTTTCGACGCTCGTCGTGGGCATCGACGCGGCCACCTGGGACATCCTCGAGGGACTGCTCGATGCTGGAGACCTTCCACATCTCGCGTCACTTCGGTCAGACGGCACACACGGGACCCTCACCTCGAC harbors:
- a CDS encoding oligosaccharide flippase family protein, whose product is MADDVDETVATDASGDASGETVPEDEDPAGSSTFFLQGGTTLFGNVFGKAIKFGFFLAATRLTTQSTFGVYTLAISIVMFSQSFSNINLNRAVDYFIPQHLADNDHDGANQVFWNVIGITVPSTVVVLGVVLLFSDRISALFGESALSAIMPYVALLVLLVALNRILFATFNSIKKMHYRVLTKNLTQPILMLGSVVVFLSLGFSLHGLMLAHLLGVLGSVLLGLWLLYRKVNWISWPTYNRDSISSLVSYSLPLAFAGVIYATVAQIDYFVIGYFHPAADVASYRVAYLLATNILIVHTAIKPIFKPMIAEKQHDGNARRERYQLIVRWVTMLTFPAVVTLLVLPGQYLSLFFSAKYAVAAPALVLLVVGQFLNISVGPSGRFIESIGRTRITFLNTVVLVSLNSILDFALVPTFGIVGAATATATSLTFLAVLTATEIRVFEGFVPVDRSLVKLWLSGLLTLISGYFIVQIVGRRIETALIAPVAVLALYFILLVVFDSFTAEDRRAVNQIDDRLGYKVFSRII